One region of gamma proteobacterium HIMB55 genomic DNA includes:
- a CDS encoding arylsulfatase A family protein (PFAM: Sulfatase; overlaps another CDS with the same product name): MRVQRPLLFLMTLLSLVIPHHTLSAEERPPNIIFVILDDLRFDGMGFLTPEVKTPNIDQLAEDGTYFPNAVVTTSLCSPSRATILTGMTTQNHRIVDNNNTSEAGLTFFPKYLQAAGYETGFFGKWHMGESNDSPRDGFDRWVSFAGQGSYYPIKRPDGSTNVINVDGQRVPQQGYITDEITEYALTWLEEQRDATKPFFLYLSHKAVHSDAVPAPRHRGQYDDVTFELPSSVEITDAYLEGKPMWVKNQRNSWHGIDFAYASDRKMTDYLKDYFGALSSVDDSIGTLRAYLSEADIAENTVIIFYSDNGFLTGDHGLIDKRNAYEGSIRVPMIVAAPGRVPAGAVNDTRIRNLDLAPTFLGAAAVQAPAHFEGKDAWPLMTGSQSRRQWGEPDFVYQYYWEWSFPMTPTTLAIVRDGLKYIQYHGVWDIEELYDLNADPLELTNLINHPDYYHQRQALRKALYAQAQGPSGQNAIPYTPRLAEGMNLRDKDGPKVAPFPASWLVAPNRQDKFNGLIPDIPAKKAAMDQGKIFIPWLLSKEEQKAAQQEMNQ, from the coding sequence GTGCGTGTGCAAAGACCTCTCCTCTTTTTGATGACTCTTCTTTCGTTGGTCATACCGCACCACACCCTCAGCGCCGAAGAGCGGCCACCAAACATCATTTTCGTCATCCTCGATGACCTGCGTTTTGACGGCATGGGTTTTCTAACCCCCGAGGTCAAAACACCCAACATCGACCAACTTGCCGAGGACGGGACTTACTTTCCCAACGCAGTGGTGACCACATCACTCTGCTCTCCGAGTCGCGCAACCATCCTGACGGGGATGACCACACAGAACCACCGCATTGTAGATAACAACAACACCAGTGAGGCGGGCCTGACCTTCTTCCCCAAGTACCTTCAAGCAGCCGGCTACGAAACTGGTTTTTTTGGTAAGTGGCACATGGGTGAGTCAAACGATTCACCTCGCGACGGTTTTGACCGATGGGTGAGCTTTGCCGGGCAAGGCAGCTATTACCCCATCAAACGACCAGACGGCTCTACCAATGTAATTAACGTCGACGGCCAGCGCGTGCCTCAGCAGGGGTATATCACCGACGAAATCACCGAGTACGCACTCACTTGGCTAGAAGAGCAGCGAGATGCGACAAAGCCCTTCTTTCTCTACCTCAGCCACAAGGCGGTCCATTCAGATGCAGTGCCCGCGCCTCGTCATCGCGGGCAATACGATGACGTAACGTTTGAGTTGCCAAGCTCGGTTGAGATCACCGATGCCTATTTGGAAGGTAAACCCATGTGGGTAAAAAATCAGCGAAATAGCTGGCATGGCATCGACTTCGCGTATGCCAGCGATCGCAAGATGACCGACTACCTCAAGGATTACTTCGGCGCGCTCTCTTCGGTAGATGACAGCATTGGAACATTGCGCGCCTACCTATCGGAGGCCGACATTGCTGAAAATACGGTGATCATTTTTTACAGTGACAACGGTTTTCTAACGGGTGATCACGGCCTCATCGATAAGCGGAACGCTTATGAGGGATCCATTCGCGTACCCATGATTGTGGCGGCACCGGGCCGGGTTCCTGCAGGTGCTGTTAACGACACCCGCATCCGCAATCTTGATCTCGCGCCCACCTTCCTCGGAGCCGCAGCAGTTCAAGCACCAGCTCATTTCGAGGGCAAGGACGCCTGGCCGTTAATGACGGGGAGTCAGAGCCGAAGACAATGGGGCGAACCGGACTTTGTTTACCAATACTATTGGGAATGGTCTTTCCCCATGACACCAACTACGCTCGCCATCGTGAGGGATGGACTGAAATACATTCAGTACCACGGCGTGTGGGACATCGAAGAGCTATATGACCTAAACGCGGACCCGCTCGAGCTCACCAACCTCATCAACCACCCTGACTACTACCATCAGCGTCAGGCACTGCGAAAAGCGCTGTATGCACAGGCGCAAGGTCCCTCGGGACAAAATGCTATTCCCTACACGCCGCGACTGGCTGAGGGTATGAACTTGCGGGATAAAGATGGACCCAAGGTGGCACCCTTTCCCGCCAGCTGGCTAGTCGCGCCCAACCGACAGGACAAGTTCAATGGTTTGATTCCTGATATACCGGCTAAAAAGGCAGCGATGGATCAGGGCAAGATATTTATTCCCTGGCTGCTCAGTAAAGAAGAGCAAAAAGCAGCACAACAGGAGATGAATCAGTGA
- a CDS encoding site-specific recombinase XerD (PFAM: Phage integrase family): MTTFKDVAEAWIASREHGSGSLGRIQFWIEQLGHLPIDGISDDQVDDAISALVARGKLTGGISGAGKPTGQPLAGSTINRFVSTLGSIYKYARRLRVIKRSYTPPTIGIEKYPEPVDPEKYFREDEVERLIKVARVVDQKWRRLVPMILIGFHTGMRIGNVQQLTWSDINFDDGTASVSITKNGTPHISVLTQRCLEELEKLPMGRGDELIFGSYRGNYPFHYQKLWRKACSEAGFQGRTFHWLRHGCGSHLARAGASQAQMMQVMGHKTLTASARYIHGNVEDRKAIVGRVFR, from the coding sequence ATGACAACATTCAAAGACGTTGCAGAGGCGTGGATCGCCTCGCGCGAACATGGCTCGGGTTCTCTGGGTCGCATTCAATTCTGGATTGAGCAACTTGGGCACTTACCGATTGACGGTATCAGTGATGACCAAGTCGATGATGCTATCTCTGCATTGGTGGCGAGGGGCAAGCTCACTGGTGGTATCTCAGGCGCAGGGAAACCCACTGGACAGCCGCTGGCAGGAAGCACAATTAACCGCTTCGTATCGACGCTAGGCAGTATTTATAAGTACGCACGCAGACTGCGAGTAATAAAGCGGTCCTACACCCCGCCCACGATCGGAATTGAAAAATACCCAGAACCAGTCGATCCAGAAAAATACTTTAGGGAAGACGAGGTAGAGCGGCTGATTAAAGTCGCTAGAGTTGTTGATCAAAAGTGGCGGCGACTCGTACCCATGATTTTGATCGGTTTTCACACAGGAATGCGGATTGGCAACGTTCAGCAGCTCACGTGGTCAGACATCAATTTCGATGACGGCACAGCTTCTGTATCGATCACCAAAAATGGCACCCCACATATTTCAGTGCTGACGCAGCGTTGCCTTGAGGAACTAGAGAAACTCCCGATGGGGCGAGGCGATGAACTTATCTTTGGGAGCTATCGGGGTAACTACCCTTTCCACTATCAAAAGCTTTGGCGGAAAGCATGCAGTGAAGCTGGCTTTCAGGGGCGGACATTTCATTGGCTACGTCATGGATGTGGCTCTCATCTTGCACGAGCTGGTGCAAGCCAGGCACAGATGATGCAAGTAATGGGACATAAAACCCTCACCGCGTCAGCGCGCTATATTCATGGAAATGTAGAGGACCGAAAGGCAATAGTTGGGAGGGTATTCAGATGA
- a CDS encoding arylsulfatase A family protein (PFAM: Sulfatase; overlaps another CDS with the same product name), with protein sequence MRLSSGLRHWISVGVLLVASPLHANPLHASATAESNAEKSRPNILMIVAEDMSPRVGVYGDALAKTPSIDRLAKEGVIYTNMHTISGVCAPSRSSLVTGVYATSMGTHQMRTSQGRLSETITGYEAVPPPEVKAFPELLRAGGYSTANWAKKDYQFGEPFTLWDVDDGGFWGPIEAALWRRLPDDKPWFVMMNLVSTHESYLVVPGDYPKQWAPFTNILLKERKRTTIAITDPNAVSVPPYLVDSAETRASIAQHYDNIAFMDTQLQSILEALVEDGLDDNTIVIFTTDHGDPFPRAKRAIYDSGTHVPFIIRYPSGEGAGTVETRLTSFVDIAPTVMRWAGLTPPGFIQGQDLVTTAPRKYLFAGRDRMDQVQDRARSVRDERFKLIQNFMSDAPYFRPLVFRDMFPSMQSLWQAQASGQLTEKQAFYFQASRPNYELYDLKADPHEINNLAGKPDYGKELNRLIAALEDWYEQVGDRADVSEREMVFEMWQGESQPETAPPRAKVETLEAGAKAVSLSATTDGASISYKKNSDSWQIYTRPVRLEKTDTLLAKAIRYGYKESEEIAVPTDN encoded by the coding sequence GTGAGACTCTCCTCGGGCTTGAGACATTGGATCAGTGTTGGTGTGCTGCTAGTGGCCTCACCGCTTCACGCTAACCCACTCCATGCGAGCGCGACAGCGGAATCCAACGCAGAAAAATCTCGGCCCAACATCCTCATGATTGTGGCTGAAGACATGAGTCCTCGCGTCGGAGTCTATGGTGATGCGCTGGCCAAAACACCGTCAATCGACCGACTGGCGAAAGAAGGCGTGATTTACACCAATATGCACACCATTTCGGGTGTCTGCGCGCCGTCGCGGTCCTCACTCGTAACCGGTGTTTACGCGACGTCGATGGGCACGCATCAAATGCGTACTTCCCAAGGCAGATTGAGCGAGACGATTACAGGCTATGAGGCTGTCCCACCACCCGAAGTCAAAGCCTTTCCCGAGTTGCTTCGCGCCGGAGGCTATAGCACGGCGAACTGGGCAAAAAAAGATTATCAGTTTGGCGAGCCCTTCACGCTATGGGACGTGGATGATGGTGGTTTCTGGGGGCCTATTGAAGCCGCGCTGTGGCGGCGACTACCTGACGATAAACCCTGGTTTGTGATGATGAATCTCGTCTCAACACACGAGTCCTATCTTGTGGTGCCAGGTGATTACCCTAAGCAGTGGGCGCCCTTTACTAACATCCTGCTCAAGGAGCGCAAGCGAACGACTATTGCCATCACCGATCCAAATGCAGTGAGCGTACCTCCCTATCTTGTCGACTCAGCCGAGACTCGCGCGTCGATTGCGCAGCATTACGACAACATCGCGTTCATGGATACGCAGTTACAAAGCATTCTTGAAGCGCTGGTCGAAGACGGGCTTGATGACAACACTATCGTAATCTTCACCACCGACCACGGAGACCCCTTCCCCAGAGCCAAACGAGCCATTTACGATTCCGGTACGCACGTACCTTTCATCATTCGCTACCCATCGGGCGAGGGAGCTGGGACGGTAGAGACTCGACTCACTTCCTTTGTCGATATTGCACCCACTGTTATGCGCTGGGCAGGGCTGACACCGCCAGGCTTCATTCAAGGGCAGGACTTGGTAACCACAGCGCCTCGAAAATACCTCTTTGCCGGGCGAGATCGCATGGACCAGGTTCAGGATCGGGCGCGTTCTGTGCGAGATGAACGATTCAAACTGATTCAGAACTTCATGTCCGATGCGCCCTACTTCAGACCGCTGGTCTTTAGAGACATGTTTCCCAGCATGCAATCGCTTTGGCAGGCTCAGGCGTCAGGGCAACTCACTGAAAAACAGGCCTTCTACTTTCAAGCATCACGACCCAATTATGAGCTTTACGACCTGAAAGCCGACCCCCATGAAATCAACAATCTTGCCGGCAAGCCCGACTATGGAAAGGAACTGAATCGATTAATAGCGGCTCTTGAGGATTGGTACGAGCAGGTTGGCGACCGCGCAGATGTCTCTGAACGCGAGATGGTCTTTGAGATGTGGCAGGGAGAATCGCAACCCGAAACCGCACCGCCGAGAGCAAAGGTTGAGACGCTTGAGGCGGGCGCCAAAGCAGTAAGCCTCTCTGCTACTACCGATGGCGCATCGATTAGCTACAAGAAAAATAGCGACTCTTGGCAAATCTACACTAGGCCAGTCCGACTCGAGAAAACCGACACATTGCTCGCAAAAGCCATCCGATACGGCTACAAAGAGAGTGAAGAGATAGCGGTACCTACGGATAACTAA
- a CDS encoding putative translation initiation inhibitor, yjgF family (PFAM: Endoribonuclease L-PSP), protein MALDKKLFRNGPYADLFSQGVQVGNTLHMAGQVGTDANGKAPESLVEQMENAYQHVASVLKAFDCTMDNVVEETWFVTDMHECMTQVQDLFAARQAIYGKPPEVAQTLVQVVALVDPSFKIEIKCVAITG, encoded by the coding sequence ATGGCACTCGACAAAAAACTGTTTAGAAACGGGCCTTACGCCGACCTTTTCAGCCAAGGGGTCCAAGTCGGAAATACCCTCCACATGGCGGGACAAGTGGGTACCGATGCAAACGGCAAAGCACCTGAAAGCCTTGTTGAGCAAATGGAAAATGCCTATCAGCATGTCGCGTCAGTACTCAAAGCGTTCGACTGCACCATGGATAATGTTGTTGAAGAGACGTGGTTCGTAACCGACATGCACGAGTGCATGACACAGGTTCAAGACCTATTCGCGGCGCGACAGGCAATCTACGGAAAGCCGCCCGAGGTTGCTCAGACGCTCGTGCAAGTCGTTGCGTTGGTTGATCCGAGCTTCAAGATCGAAATTAAGTGCGTTGCCATTACCGGTTAA
- a CDS encoding protein involved in biosynthesis of mitomycin antibiotics/polyketide fumonisin (PFAM: Phytanoyl-CoA dioxygenase (PhyH)), with protein sequence MPELQHLPADADASTIVAAVEQDGAVILDNVISPEFIAALREETDPYMDNTRNGEDPFAGFSTTRTGGLLIRSEKCRELIEHETILNPCREFLAPFCERVQLHLTQIIRIRPGETAQAIHRDKWAWGKHLSHLEPQFNTIWALTDFTAENGATQVVPGSTKWPDDQNIQPEQVTQAEMKAGSVLIYSGSVFHGGGANNSDGDRIGINITYALGWLRQEENQYLSCPPELAKDLSRTLQELAGYAMGQYALGYYTPPGAPGEEPEVVPPQYALGVRQDLSSMGGVGDLEALQEALKT encoded by the coding sequence ATGCCTGAACTACAACACCTCCCTGCCGATGCTGACGCTAGCACTATCGTTGCCGCAGTTGAGCAAGATGGTGCAGTCATTCTCGACAACGTCATCAGCCCGGAATTCATTGCGGCACTGCGTGAAGAGACTGACCCCTACATGGATAACACCCGAAACGGGGAAGACCCCTTTGCAGGCTTCAGTACCACGCGAACGGGCGGTCTGTTAATTCGCTCGGAAAAATGTCGAGAGCTCATCGAGCACGAGACCATCCTGAACCCCTGCCGCGAATTCCTCGCGCCTTTCTGTGAGAGAGTCCAACTTCACCTCACCCAAATTATCCGTATTCGTCCGGGTGAAACGGCGCAGGCGATTCACCGGGATAAGTGGGCCTGGGGCAAGCATTTGTCGCACCTCGAGCCCCAATTCAACACCATTTGGGCACTCACAGATTTCACCGCAGAGAATGGCGCAACGCAAGTCGTCCCAGGCAGCACAAAGTGGCCTGATGACCAAAACATTCAGCCTGAGCAAGTAACCCAAGCTGAGATGAAAGCGGGCTCTGTACTTATTTACTCAGGCTCGGTGTTCCATGGTGGTGGTGCTAACAACAGCGACGGAGATCGCATTGGCATCAACATTACGTATGCACTGGGTTGGCTTCGCCAAGAAGAAAACCAGTATTTAAGCTGCCCTCCAGAGCTCGCTAAAGATTTGAGCCGCACGCTACAGGAGCTCGCCGGCTATGCCATGGGGCAGTATGCACTGGGTTACTACACGCCACCGGGTGCACCAGGAGAAGAACCCGAAGTTGTTCCGCCGCAGTATGCTTTAGGCGTTCGGCAGGATCTCTCCAGCATGGGTGGCGTAGGTGATTTAGAGGCATTACAAGAGGCGCTAAAGACCTAG